One part of the Lepeophtheirus salmonis chromosome 14, UVic_Lsal_1.4, whole genome shotgun sequence genome encodes these proteins:
- the LOC121128968 gene encoding EH domain-containing protein 3 isoform X2 — protein MPEGTKNMFSFWSSKSFECPNVSNGLKTCYKKILRPLEEYYLYDQFYSSGLEESDFNSKPIVLLIGQYSTGKTTLVRYLLGEDFPGIRIGPEPTTEKFNIIMKGSDERIIPGNALVMDPKMPFRSLESFGNSFLNRLQKSLAKSPILNSVSVVDTPGILSGQKQNNDRGYDFTKVLQWFASRVDRILIMFDAHKLDISDDLRDAIVALKDYDDKIRILLNKSDSVESQELMRVYGALMWSLGKVFNTPEVVRVYIGSFWDHPLKSTINRQLFEKEEEDLLQDLKSLPQQSTIRKLNDFIKRARHVKIHGLIISELAKNIPMFGRDKKKKDLLQNLESIYSKVQTDHHLFKNDLPDINQMREKLRNVDWSLFKGPDRKLNEKVDKMLSKDMSQLIKIDSIDVNDIKIDINSNDTPFKAIRFKTRQLGVNITFQQPKKINGSLLTNTLSTT, from the exons atgccaGAAGGAACCAAGAATATGTTTTCCTTTTGGAGTTCTAAGTCATTTGAGTGTCCAAATGTTAGCAATGGTCTCAAAACTTGTTATAAGAAGATATTGAGACCTTTGGAGGAGTATTATCTTTATGATCAGTTTTACTCTTCAGGTCTAGAAGAATCTGATTTTAATTCGAAGCCAATAGTTTTGCTTATAGGTCAATATTCAACag GTAAGACTACACTTGTACGATACTTGCTTGGTGAGGACTTCCCTGGGATTAGAATTGGACCTGAGCCGACAACTGAGAAATTCAATATTATCATGAAGGGATCAGATGAACGAATTATCCCAGGGAATGCGTTGGTTATGGACCCAAAGATGCCATTTCGATCTTTAGAAAGt TTTGGGAATTCGTTTCTGAATCGACTTCAAAAATCACTAGCAAAATCCCCAATTTTGAACAGTGTAAGTGTTGTGGATACTCCTGGAATACTTTCAGGACAAAAACAGAATAATGATCGTGGTTATGATTTTACTAAAGTTCTACAATGGTTTGCATCTAGGGTTGATCGAATTTTAATCATGTTTGATGCTCATAAGCTAGACATTTCAGATGATCTAAGGGATGCAATCGTAGCTCTAAAGGATTATGAtgataaa ATTCGCATTCTCTTAAATAAATCTGATTCGGTTGAATCTCAAGAATTGATGCGAGTTTATGGTGCATTAATGTGGTCTCTTGGTAAAGTATTTAACACACCCGAAGTTGTTAGAGTTTACATCGGATCGTTTTGGGATCACCCTTTGAAAAGTACAATAAATCGTCAGCTATTCGAAAAAGAAGAGGAAGACCTTTTACaa gatttaaaatCTTTACCACAGCAATCAACTATTCGAaagttaaatgattttattaaaagagcAAGACATGTAAAAATTCATGGATTAATTATATCGGAATTAGCAAAGAATATTCCCATGTTTG gccgggataaaaagaaaaaggatctTCTCCAAAATTTGGAATCAATTTATTCTAAAGTCCAAACGgatcatcatttatttaaaaatgacctTCCAGACATTAATCAAATGAGAGAGAAACTTCGTAATGTTGATTGGTCCTTGTTTAAGGGCCCTGACAGAAAACTTAatgaaaaagttgataaaatgtTGTCAAAGGACATGTCTCAACTTATCAAAATTGATTCCATTGACGTTAACGACATTAAAATCGATATTAATTCTAATGACACACCTTTTAAA GCTATTCGATTCAAGACGAGGCAACTTGGAGTAAACATAACGTTCCAGCAGCCGAAGAAAATAAATGGTTCGTTGCTAACGAATACGCTGTCAACTACGTAG
- the LOC121128968 gene encoding EH domain-containing protein 3 isoform X1: MPEGTKNMFSFWSSKSFECPNVSNGLKTCYKKILRPLEEYYLYDQFYSSGLEESDFNSKPIVLLIGQYSTGKTTLVRYLLGEDFPGIRIGPEPTTEKFNIIMKGSDERIIPGNALVMDPKMPFRSLESFGNSFLNRLQKSLAKSPILNSVSVVDTPGILSGQKQNNDRGYDFTKVLQWFASRVDRILIMFDAHKLDISDDLRDAIVALKDYDDKIRILLNKSDSVESQELMRVYGALMWSLGKVFNTPEVVRVYIGSFWDHPLKSTINRQLFEKEEEDLLQDLKSLPQQSTIRKLNDFIKRARHVKIHGLIISELAKNIPMFGRDKKKKDLLQNLESIYSKVQTDHHLFKNDLPDINQMREKLRNVDWSLFKGPDRKLNEKVDKMLSKDMSQLIKIDSIDVNDIKIDINSNDTPFKVDSYSIQDEATWSKHNVPAAEENKWFVANEYAVNYVDWVERFDALGPVDGKLSGNIVRKEFLSTTKLHKGTLARIWILSDYDQDGFLNKNEYCLAMYLIECKLNGKDLPHTLPHFLIPPSEVI; the protein is encoded by the exons atgccaGAAGGAACCAAGAATATGTTTTCCTTTTGGAGTTCTAAGTCATTTGAGTGTCCAAATGTTAGCAATGGTCTCAAAACTTGTTATAAGAAGATATTGAGACCTTTGGAGGAGTATTATCTTTATGATCAGTTTTACTCTTCAGGTCTAGAAGAATCTGATTTTAATTCGAAGCCAATAGTTTTGCTTATAGGTCAATATTCAACag GTAAGACTACACTTGTACGATACTTGCTTGGTGAGGACTTCCCTGGGATTAGAATTGGACCTGAGCCGACAACTGAGAAATTCAATATTATCATGAAGGGATCAGATGAACGAATTATCCCAGGGAATGCGTTGGTTATGGACCCAAAGATGCCATTTCGATCTTTAGAAAGt TTTGGGAATTCGTTTCTGAATCGACTTCAAAAATCACTAGCAAAATCCCCAATTTTGAACAGTGTAAGTGTTGTGGATACTCCTGGAATACTTTCAGGACAAAAACAGAATAATGATCGTGGTTATGATTTTACTAAAGTTCTACAATGGTTTGCATCTAGGGTTGATCGAATTTTAATCATGTTTGATGCTCATAAGCTAGACATTTCAGATGATCTAAGGGATGCAATCGTAGCTCTAAAGGATTATGAtgataaa ATTCGCATTCTCTTAAATAAATCTGATTCGGTTGAATCTCAAGAATTGATGCGAGTTTATGGTGCATTAATGTGGTCTCTTGGTAAAGTATTTAACACACCCGAAGTTGTTAGAGTTTACATCGGATCGTTTTGGGATCACCCTTTGAAAAGTACAATAAATCGTCAGCTATTCGAAAAAGAAGAGGAAGACCTTTTACaa gatttaaaatCTTTACCACAGCAATCAACTATTCGAaagttaaatgattttattaaaagagcAAGACATGTAAAAATTCATGGATTAATTATATCGGAATTAGCAAAGAATATTCCCATGTTTG gccgggataaaaagaaaaaggatctTCTCCAAAATTTGGAATCAATTTATTCTAAAGTCCAAACGgatcatcatttatttaaaaatgacctTCCAGACATTAATCAAATGAGAGAGAAACTTCGTAATGTTGATTGGTCCTTGTTTAAGGGCCCTGACAGAAAACTTAatgaaaaagttgataaaatgtTGTCAAAGGACATGTCTCAACTTATCAAAATTGATTCCATTGACGTTAACGACATTAAAATCGATATTAATTCTAATGACACACCTTTTAAAGTAGaca GCTATTCGATTCAAGACGAGGCAACTTGGAGTAAACATAACGTTCCAGCAGCCGAAGAAAATAAATGGTTCGTTGCTAACGAATACGCTGTCAACTACGTAGACTGGGTGGAGAGATTCGATGCTCTTGGACCAGTCGATGGAAAATTATCAGGAAATATAGTTCGAAAAGAATTTTTATCAACAACCAAACTACATAAAGGAACACTAGCAAG aatttggATTTTGTCTGATTACGATCAGGATGGAttcctaaataaaaatgaatattgtctAGCAATGTATTTGATTGAGTGTAAGCTAAATGGCAAAGATCTACCGCACACTTTACCACATTTTCTTATCCCTCCATCAGAAGTGATCTAA
- the LOC121128970 gene encoding uncharacterized protein: protein MDGVPILEFHSFNGEEADESSENLLLKIRPIDSEDESIYMEFEEPDIPNLKEELSNLLNACSESVNEFLFKRNLESPSETWNREALDRIEDLSRSYDEKKLELLETLESEKKLSNQLASLQAKKNALKSQEKSLESKISLMESSISQINQDIDIFNKQYTQYISNEKKSQEIMNEVQKYALVLGLSLQLKEENNHLIIKLRGLYSNNREKECLCELAMLKSSETAYKIVDCIPKIKEQDALERTLNKTQQLCGFVVTLRRKFKEILA from the exons ATGGACGGTGTTCCGATCCTggaatttcattcatttaatgGGGAAGAGGCAGATGAGAGTAGTGAGAaccttcttttgaaaataaggcCGATTGATTCGGAGGATGAGAGCATTTATATGGAGTTTGAAGAGCCGGACATTCCAAATCTCAAGGAAGAATTGTCGAATTTGTTAAATGCGTGTTCCGAGAGCGTGAACGAGTTCCTTTTTAAGCGGAATCTAGAAAGCCCTTCAGAGACTTGGAATCGTGAAGCATTGGATAGAATAGAAGATTTGTCTAGG AGCTACGACGAAAAGAAACTTGAACTCCTTGAGACCCTTGAATCggaaaaaaagttatccaaTCAACTTGCATCACTCCAAgctaaaaaaaatgctttaaaaagtcaagaaaaaagCCTAGAATCGAAAATATCTCTTATGGAGTCATCCATATCTCAAATAAACCAGGATAtcgatatatttaataaacagtaCACTCAGTACATATCCAACGAAAAAAAGAGTCAGGAAATTATGAACGAAGTACAAAAATATGCTCTCGTTCTGGGTTTATCACTCCAATTAAAAGAGGAGAATAATCACCTTATCATCAAACTTCGTGGGTTGTATTCGAATAACCGTGAAAAGGAGTGTTTATGTGAACTCGCCATGTTAAAGTCATCTGAAACCGCCTATAAAATTGTTGATTGTATCCCCAAGATCAAGGAACAGGATGCATTAGAGCGTACATTGAATAAAACTCAACAATTATGTGGATTTGTTGTTACTCTACGTAGAAAGTTTAAGGAGATATTggcataa